One bacterium HR11 DNA segment encodes these proteins:
- the ytfE gene encoding Iron-sulfur cluster repair protein YtfE, with product MSFSVADFMSHDHDRLDALFEEFRRTKTQDLPRARRLFDEFRSGLERHIVWEEDILFPAFEARTGMHEAGPTVVMRMEHRQIRELLAEIARALEAGRTDTDALEQDLLQVLGVHNSKEEGILYPWIDRELSDDERQALATQLRV from the coding sequence ATGAGCTTTTCCGTGGCCGACTTCATGAGTCACGACCACGACCGGCTGGATGCCCTCTTCGAGGAATTCCGCCGGACGAAGACGCAAGACCTGCCGCGGGCCCGACGGCTGTTCGACGAGTTCCGGTCGGGCCTGGAGCGGCACATCGTGTGGGAGGAAGACATCCTTTTCCCCGCCTTCGAGGCCCGCACGGGCATGCACGAGGCGGGACCGACGGTCGTCATGCGGATGGAGCACCGCCAGATTCGGGAGCTCCTGGCCGAAATCGCCCGGGCCCTCGAGGCCGGCCGGACCGACACGGACGCCCTCGAGCAGGACCTCCTGCAGGTCCTGGGCGTCCATAACAGCAAGGAGGAAGGCATCCTCTATCCCTGGATCGACCGGGAGCTGTCCGACGATGAACGACAGGCCCTGGCGACCCAGCTACGAGTGTGA
- the fdxA gene encoding Ferredoxin 7Fe yields the protein MAYVICFPCIGVKDTACVDACPVDCIHPKKNEAAGYRPDVQVDYERTDQLYIHPEECIDCGACQPVCPVSAIYPQDEVPREWEGYIQKNRDFYAMTWEEFKKKYGIEPTEPSAV from the coding sequence ATGGCTTACGTGATCTGCTTTCCCTGCATCGGCGTCAAGGACACGGCCTGCGTCGACGCCTGCCCCGTCGACTGCATCCATCCGAAAAAGAACGAGGCCGCCGGCTATCGGCCCGACGTTCAGGTCGACTACGAACGCACCGACCAGCTTTACATCCACCCCGAGGAGTGCATCGATTGCGGGGCCTGCCAGCCGGTGTGTCCCGTCTCGGCCATCTACCCCCAGGACGAAGTCCCCCGCGAATGGGAAGGCTACATCCAGAAGAATCGGGACTTTTACGCCATGACGTGGGAAGAGTTCAAGAAGAAATACGGCATCGAGCCGACGGAACCCTCTGCTGTTTGA
- the fnr gene encoding Fumarate and nitrate reduction regulatory protein translates to METRPASQAVLRRVGLFEGLDEEALDRIAEVGFRRRLDAGAFLFFQDTPARSAYVVLEGRLRIVQATPEGERVVVRYMQAGDVVGLIAALGDMEYPVTAEVAEDGTVVLGWSGETLRSLMETYPRLALNAMTHMAGMVRDLLRRVRELSTERVERRIARTLLRLARHAGRRVEAGVEIAFPITREEIAQMAGTTLYTVSRTLSRWEREGLLETGREHIVIRATHALVAIADDLPPTRGPSPPSAPLPE, encoded by the coding sequence ATGGAGACGAGGCCTGCCAGCCAAGCGGTCCTCCGGCGAGTCGGCCTGTTTGAGGGCTTGGACGAGGAGGCCCTCGACCGCATCGCCGAGGTCGGATTCCGTCGGCGGCTGGACGCCGGGGCCTTCCTGTTCTTTCAGGACACGCCGGCCCGGTCGGCGTACGTCGTCCTTGAAGGCCGCCTGCGAATCGTCCAGGCGACGCCCGAGGGCGAGCGGGTCGTCGTCCGATACATGCAGGCCGGGGACGTCGTCGGCCTCATCGCCGCCCTGGGGGATATGGAGTACCCGGTCACGGCGGAGGTCGCCGAGGACGGGACCGTCGTCCTCGGCTGGTCGGGCGAGACGCTTCGGTCGCTCATGGAGACGTACCCCCGCTTGGCCCTCAACGCCATGACGCACATGGCCGGCATGGTCCGGGACCTCCTCCGGCGCGTGCGGGAGCTTTCGACCGAGCGGGTCGAACGGCGGATCGCCCGGACGCTCCTCCGGCTGGCCCGGCACGCCGGCCGGCGCGTCGAGGCCGGCGTCGAGATCGCCTTTCCCATCACCCGGGAGGAGATCGCCCAGATGGCCGGGACGACCCTCTACACCGTCAGCCGGACGTTGAGTCGATGGGAACGGGAGGGCCTGCTGGAGACCGGCCGGGAGCACATCGTCATCCGGGCGACCCACGCCCTGGTCGCCATCGCCGACGACCTGCCGCCAACTCGGGGTCCTTCCCCGCCGTCCGCCCCCCTTCCCGAATGA